aagcttaagtaTCTCCGGGCACTCGCGAGACTGGCAGTCTCAACCGACAAATGAGGCATCTGGACCCCACCTGCAGGACACAGGGAAGCCGTGGAGATTACAGGAGGGTGGCATGTCTACCCATTGGCCAGTCAGAACTGGAGTGGCCACAAGGAGAGCAGAGGCCACacgagagggaaagggagagagacagaagggggcaggagagggagtcTCCTCCAGGAGATGgtagggatggaggggaggggacgccCTGGACAAGGTACACCGGTCAGTCTTTCAGGCGGACTGGGGTGATGCCAGGTGGGGTAGGAGCGAGCCTGAGTGTCCCCTGCGCCCCTGGAAGGACGGTGGGGCCAGGTGGGAAGGGAGCACTGGTGAGGATAACGGTGAGCTCAGAAGCAGGAGCGCTCCACCCAGACCAGCTCCGGGGCAGCCCCCAGGCCGAGGCTCGCCGACCGGACCGCGCCGGGGCAGGGCCGCTCGCCTCTGCAAACCCACAGTCGGACTCCAGTCCTTCAAGGAGCCCCCGGAGTGAAACCGTACGGAGCAGAAGGCTGCAGGTCAGTGCCGACCAGCCTGGCCAAGCGGCGCATGGGACCTGCTTGTGGCTCCGGCTGGTATGAGCTGGAACCCACAAAGGGGCCCCAAACCAGGTGCAGCGCCAAGGAAGGGGGAGAACGGGATGAGGGCAGGCCTCACAAAGCCTCCCAGTGGCTCCAGTCCCGGAACCCAACTGCACCCAGGAGCTGAGGGCAGACGCCAGGCTTCTTCAGACCAGAGCTGCCAAGGGCTCCCACCTCTACCCTGTCGAAGACGCCCAAGCACGTGACcggtggggggcggtggtggggggTGCTGCAGCAGGCAAAGGGCCCCCAGCAAGTCAGAATGAAAGCTTCTGGAGGCAGAACCCACTCCTGCCCCAGCTGTCTAGACAGACACATCACTGCACCCTGCCCCCTCCACAGGGATGAGTCACTCCTCACAGCCTGGCCCGCCCCCAGCTGGTTTGGTCTTCAGGGTCACAGCCAGCTCCAGCATCTCAAGGACAGCCAAGAAGGGGGCGGGCTGTTGGGAGGATGGGTGGTGATCCAGTGCTCGTTCCACTTGCGGCCCCCAGGTCCCCCTCTCCCCGGCTCTAGCGCTGCGTGGGGAGgcccaggctggggagaggaCCCTCCTGGAGCTGCATTAGCACGTGTCACGGCTCAACTGGGTCACCCGTGAGACTGGACTACTTCCAAGTGTAGACAGtgccacacccacctcccccccaaataCCACAGGCCCAGGAGATACTTTTTCAGCCCCAAATTGGAAGGGCAGGCTGCCCTGGAACTGGGAGGAGAAGCCAcctcttcccctcaccctgcacccttccctccctcctccccagtaAGCACACAAGACAGTGGTTTTGGTCTAAAATGATGGACGTTTAGACATTGACGCCAGGCTTGCACCTGACCAGCGCCATGCCAAGGGCAGGCAGAGCAAAGACAGAGAGGTAGGGAGCGGGCACTGTGGGGGCACCAGCCAGGACCCGGGGTGAGGGCGGGGAGGGGTTGGCCACAGTGACTCCAGAAGTGCCAGGTCCAGGATGTGGTCACAGTCAGGGGCTCCTGGAGAGCTAAGTGAGCTTCACCCCTCCTGGGGATGCCCGGTGCCCAGCTCAGGAAGCAACCTTGGCCAGGGGGTTCACGTCTTCCCAGAAAGGGGCAGGGCCGGCCTTCCAACCACCGTGGGCAGCGGCATCACCAGCCAAGTCCTTGGCTCTTGACTGCCAacccagggaaggggtggggcggTGCTGTCCATCATGCTGTGGTCCAGGCTTGGGACCCAGACCACAGAGGCAAGTCCTGCTGGGCGAGGCCGGCCTCCCTTCTTCCGCCCTCTGGATACAACGCTGTCCTTTCCAACCAGACCCCTCTTTCCAGCCACTTGCCCTCACTCACCACGTAAAGCCCTCGACAGAGGCAGTACCCACAAAACAGAATGAGGGGCAGCCCTGGAGAGCCGCCAGCTTCACACAAGGTAAGAGGACACTCACCCCTGGACGTGGCAATGAAAGGCTGGGCCTGCCTGCTGCTACATCATGGTTCCGGCGTGTCACACACCAGAGTAGGAAGACAACACAGGACAACGCTTACCCACACTTGAGGCTCCTGCAAAGcttgaaggggggggggaatttcCCCAGGGGGCCCTGGCCGGAAGCACACACAAGCCGGCCAGTACCAGGGCCACCGGACACCCTCAGACAGCACAGGACGGGTGGCTGGCTTCCGCAGTGGGCCAGAGACACTAAGGCACGAAGCTAATCTAAGCCcactggggtgaggtggggagaggacagGCTCCAAGGGACCTCGTCGAGCCAGCAAAGCACACAGTGACCAAGCGATGACGACAGCCTGTTCCTTTTCCAACTTGGCACAGGCTGGAGGTGCAGGGTGATGACCCGGGGGTGCCAATGGCTCTTGCTAGAAGGGGCTGTATGTCCTGGTGGCCCCTAAAAAGGCCTCTGGAAAGCAGGGAGAGCCCTGGACGAGGCTGGCACCCCTGCGCAGGCCCAAGGGTCAGTCCCGAGTGAGTTGGAGTCTGGGAGGCAGAGGCCGGGCTAGGAAGGTCGTGCGATGACTCCAAGGCCCTACCGGTCTCCGGTGGGCCCTGCGTGAAGATCCTAAGGAGGGAGCAGGAGCGAGGAGTGGGGAGCGGGCGCCCATCTCGAGGAGGCAGAGCCCCGGTGGGCCGCCCGGAGCTTCAGGGCTGCCTGCGCAGGCCGGGGCGCCCAAAAGCCGGGTGCATGAGGTTCTCGGTGATGTAGGCCACGAGCAGGCAGATGACCACCAGCATGACGCAGATGGAGCCGCCCACCGCCGTCATGGCCACCACGATCTCCCGCATGCCGGCCGGCTCGGCAGCGAACTCCACGCACTCGGCGGGCCCGGCGGGctccggggcggcggcggcggcggcggcggcggcggcggcggcggcggcgggctcGGCGCGCAGCGGCAGCGGCTGCAGGCACAGGCGGTAGCGCACGCCGTCGTGCACGTCGGGCAGCAGGTAGTCTCGGCAGGAGGCGCCGAGCAGCACGCGCTCGCACGGGAAGCGCGTGTAGGCGCCGCGCCACGAGCAGTTGAGCGCGAAGGCGCGCACGCGGCGCGCCTCGGCCGGCGCCAGGCGCCACTGCAGCAGCACGCTGCGGTTGCGCAGGACGCTGGCGCGCAGCGAGCGGCCGGCCGAGGCGTGCGCCGCGCAGCCGGGCGCCTGGCAGCGGAAGCCGCGCGCGGGGCTGCGGAAGCACAGGCGCCCGCCGCCCGCCTCGGGGCCCTCGGGCAGCACCTTGTAGGGGCACCAGGGCGCGTCGGCCGCCGGCTCCCAGCCCGGCGGCGTcggggcggtggcggcggcgcggggcggcGGCGCGCAGgcggccagcagcagcagcagcggcggggCGCGCATCCTGCGGCTGGGCGGCGCGGCGGGGCGCGGGCTCGCGGGCTCACGGGCGCGGCGGAGGGTCACGcgggccgcgccgccgccgctcccCGCGCTCCCCGGCGCGCCGCgccctccgccgccgccgccgccgccgccgcccgctccGACCCGCCCCCGCGCCCCGTGCGCGCTCGGACCCGGCgtggcggcgggggcggggccgccccacgccccacccccctTAACCCTCGCGGGCCCGCGGCCCCCGGAGCGTGGATCGCcgaggggagggggtggccagCGCGGCCTGGAGATCCCGGCCCCGCGCGTGGGGCGGGGTGAGATGCGACGGGCcccgcgcgcacgcgcgcgcgcggtCCACGCCGCCTGTCCCTTCTTTTGTCGCCGAGCGAGCGGCTCTCCGCCCGTTCCTCGCCCCCTCTAGGCGTCTCCGAAGGCTCTCTggggaccggggtgggggggacggggcGGGGAGTGGTGGCCTCCGAGAGCCGCTCTTCGACCGCCCTTGGCAGCGCCTCCggacagggagaggaggcagcGCCGTGGAACGCTGAGGAGTCTGGGTCACTCTGCCCTAGGCTGCCCCATTCCCCAGATA
This Lynx canadensis isolate LIC74 chromosome C1, mLynCan4.pri.v2, whole genome shotgun sequence DNA region includes the following protein-coding sequences:
- the FNDC10 gene encoding fibronectin type III domain-containing protein 10; the protein is MRAPPLLLLLAACAPPPRAAATAPTPPGWEPAADAPWCPYKVLPEGPEAGGGRLCFRSPARGFRCQAPGCAAHASAGRSLRASVLRNRSVLLQWRLAPAEARRVRAFALNCSWRGAYTRFPCERVLLGASCRDYLLPDVHDGVRYRLCLQPLPLRAEPAAAAAAAAAAAAAAPEPAGPAECVEFAAEPAGMREIVVAMTAVGGSICVMLVVICLLVAYITENLMHPAFGRPGLRRQP